From the genome of Virgibacillus proomii, one region includes:
- a CDS encoding PTS ascorbate transporter subunit IIC translates to MVDFLVSILSNPAIIIALIAAIGLIALRKSASDVMKGTLKTLFGFLILQQGANIIVTSLMPFSTMFTEAFGLTGIVAEDNAIAAAVQTVLGKETAFILIFSFLINVLIARFTRFKYIFLTGHMMFSFAATMAIVLSQMGVSSTMTIIIGSAIQGISMVVFPAISQPFVRKVTGSDNVAFGFWGSSWISLSGWVGGKFGNKSQSSEDIKVPKSLDFLKDMSILMAIIMVSVYVITATFVDSSVMSELSGGLNRYQFAIFEALGFVVGILILLMGVRMFLAEIVPSFKGIAEKIVPGAKPALDVPIFYSYAPVAVTIGFLAALIGGLIVTFMSSFLPVAVLPSVIGLFFMGGAAGVFGNATGGLKGAIVGGFFLGFTFSLLIAVAYPLVDLTQYSINGLWFASPDAVIVVIFIKLIGLLFGVPL, encoded by the coding sequence TGCACTGCGTAAGTCCGCATCAGATGTGATGAAAGGGACTTTAAAAACTCTATTTGGTTTTTTAATTCTTCAGCAAGGTGCAAATATAATTGTTACTTCCTTAATGCCGTTTAGTACAATGTTTACAGAAGCATTTGGTTTAACTGGTATTGTAGCCGAGGATAATGCAATAGCGGCTGCTGTACAAACTGTGCTAGGTAAAGAAACAGCATTTATACTAATCTTTTCTTTTTTGATTAATGTTTTAATTGCTCGATTTACAAGATTTAAATATATTTTTTTAACAGGGCATATGATGTTTTCTTTTGCTGCTACAATGGCTATTGTTCTGAGTCAAATGGGTGTTTCAAGTACAATGACAATCATAATAGGTTCTGCTATTCAAGGTATTTCTATGGTTGTTTTTCCAGCTATATCGCAACCATTTGTTAGGAAAGTCACAGGGAGTGACAACGTAGCTTTTGGATTCTGGGGAAGTTCTTGGATTTCTTTATCCGGTTGGGTCGGTGGCAAATTTGGAAATAAGTCCCAATCATCTGAAGACATCAAAGTTCCAAAATCACTAGATTTTTTAAAAGATATGAGTATTTTAATGGCTATTATTATGGTTTCTGTGTATGTTATTACAGCCACATTTGTCGATTCTTCGGTTATGTCAGAACTATCAGGCGGTTTAAATCGATATCAGTTTGCTATTTTTGAAGCTTTAGGATTTGTAGTAGGAATTTTAATTTTGTTAATGGGAGTAAGAATGTTCTTAGCTGAGATTGTTCCTTCTTTTAAAGGGATTGCAGAAAAAATTGTTCCAGGTGCAAAGCCGGCGTTGGATGTTCCTATATTTTATTCCTATGCACCGGTTGCTGTAACCATCGGTTTTCTGGCCGCTTTAATAGGTGGATTAATTGTTACGTTTATGTCCAGCTTTTTACCAGTAGCTGTTTTGCCTTCTGTAATCGGGCTATTCTTTATGGGAGGTGCTGCAGGGGTATTTGGTAACGCAACGGGTGGATTAAAGGGAGCTATTGTAGGTGGATTTTTCTTAGGCTTTACATTTTCTCTATTGATAGCGGTTGCATATCCTCTCGTTGATTTAACACAATATAGCATTAATGGATTGTGGTTTGCTTCACCTGATGCCGTTATTGTTGTAATATTCATAAAATTAATTGGTTTGTTATTTGGAGTTCCGCTGTAG